TTTATGGTGTAGTTTTAGAAGTTAATTTTAAAGAAGCATTTGTTCAAGAATATTTTATGCCCATTGGTTTGGTCAAAGAAAAAGATTATGTTGACCACAACATCATTGCAAGAATAGATTTGAATGGCGAACGTGGTTATCTCGTTGATGCTACACTTTTAGAATCCTTTAGAGCTCAAATTTTTAATAAAATAGTCGAAGGCGATAAGCATAAATACAATCAAGTTGAATATCGACGCGGTCGAAAATGCAAAGATAACGCATATAAAAGTTCAAAGTTTTTAAACGCAGAACAGAGCAATACCTCAATTGTTTTTAATGACAAATACATTTTAAAGTTTTTTAGACGAGTTTACACCGACCAAAACCCAGATTATGAAATCAGTAAATACCTGACTAACAAAGGTTATTTTACAAATACACCAGGCTATTCAGGAAGTATTACACTGAGATTTAGCGATAAAAATATTATGACCTTAGCTTTGATGCAAGAGTTGATCCCTAATCAAGGTGATGCTTGGGAATATTTTGTCAACAATATTGAAAAAGCCTATAAAAAACTCGCTGAAAATAATTACAATATCAAATCGCTAAAAATCCTTAAAAAATACAAACAAATAAGCTTAAATGATATCGATCCAAAACTGCTTCAGTGGTTTGATAAAGAGATATTTGAAGATGTTGAAAAATTAGCTCTCAGAACTGCCGAAATGCATATCTCACTAGGCATGGAACGCATCAATGCCAGTTTTACACCAACGCCATACACTTATGATTACACCGTTTGGCTCAAAAACCGATTGATGTATATGTTAGACAACCGTATCAATCTTTTAGAAAACAATATACACAAACTCGATGGTATGATGCTTGAAATGGCAAATGACCTTTTGGACAACAAAAAAGAAGTGAAAAAACGCTTTTTAGATTTTGACGAAAGTAAACTCAAAAGCGAACGCATCCGTGTACACGGAGATTATCATCTCGGGCAAGTGCTTGTTCAAAACCGCGATTTCTATATCATTGATTTTGAAGGCGAACCCGAAAGTACCATTCGAGACCGAAAAGTTAAACAACCACCGCTTAAAGACGTTGCAGGTATGTTTAGGTCGTTTAATTATGCCATTTATGCCACTATATTTAATAACCTCAACCAATACAATCATTCCAGAGAAGAATTATTTCACAGTGCAGAAGTAATCTATACTAATATGGTAGGTGTGTTCTTAAACACTTATATTCAAAAAGTTCAAAACAACAATTTGAATATAGGTTATCTCAAAGAAATTGAATTTTTATTAGAATATTGTTTGCTTGAAAAAGCCATATATGAATTAGGTTATGAACTTAATGCCAGACCGCGTTGGTCTATTATTCCGCTTAAAGGAATTGTAAACATTTTAAAACACAACAAAAATGAATAAAGTCAAAGTACACAGCTTATTTTCAGATTTTGATATTGAGCTTTTTAAATCCGGTAAACACTATAGGCTTTATGAAAAATTAGGCTCTCACTTGATGACTGTTGATGGAGTAGAAGGG
This genomic window from Flavobacterium sp. CS20 contains:
- a CDS encoding trehalose synthase, encoding MSEKKDHINNIFKYDSQWDDLFNNKRFINEFCSDVLEDYIQLQRWYGGKASALKYIGIEDFFKIEDENDLFYGVVLEVNFKEAFVQEYFMPIGLVKEKDYVDHNIIARIDLNGERGYLVDATLLESFRAQIFNKIVEGDKHKYNQVEYRRGRKCKDNAYKSSKFLNAEQSNTSIVFNDKYILKFFRRVYTDQNPDYEISKYLTNKGYFTNTPGYSGSITLRFSDKNIMTLALMQELIPNQGDAWEYFVNNIEKAYKKLAENNYNIKSLKILKKYKQISLNDIDPKLLQWFDKEIFEDVEKLALRTAEMHISLGMERINASFTPTPYTYDYTVWLKNRLMYMLDNRINLLENNIHKLDGMMLEMANDLLDNKKEVKKRFLDFDESKLKSERIRVHGDYHLGQVLVQNRDFYIIDFEGEPESTIRDRKVKQPPLKDVAGMFRSFNYAIYATIFNNLNQYNHSREELFHSAEVIYTNMVGVFLNTYIQKVQNNNLNIGYLKEIEFLLEYCLLEKAIYELGYELNARPRWSIIPLKGIVNILKHNKNE